The Colletotrichum destructivum chromosome 8, complete sequence genome includes the window CAGGCCCGCGCGGAGCTGCTCGCCTCGCGCCGTCGCCTTGCCCGCCACGTCGTCGCGCACGACGATCTCGAGCACCTTGTTGCCCACGGCCGCCGTGAGCGGGTCGTTGAGGTGCGTCGTGAGCCAGAGGAACCCGGCCTCCTTGCAGCCCcgggcgacctcggccgtcgtgcTGACCGAGGCCAGCGGCAGCCCGCACCCGAGCGTCTTGGACAGCGCCAGGATGTCcgggacgacgccgtcgtgcTCAAAGGCAAACATCTTGCCCGTACGCCCGACCCCCGTctgcgcctcgtcgaggatgagcAGCATGCCGCGCTTCTTGCACTCGTCGCTGATGCGCCGCAGGTAGCCCGCGGgcaggtcgaggatgccgcccGTCGAGAGGATCGGCTCGAGGATGAAGGCCGCCAGGGACCCGACGCTCTGCCGGTCGATCATGGACCAGCCAAagtccatctcggcctcccAGTCGTAGGACCCGTCGGCCTTGCGGAACACGGAGCGGTACGCGTACGGCGCCGGGAACGCGAGCTGGCCCGGCATGGCGGGGCCGCCGTTCTTGCGGCCGGCCGAGTACGTCGCGGACCCGGACCCTTGCGTGAGGCCGTGGTAGCTGGCCGACATGGCGACGATCTCAAACTTGCCCGTATGGAGCTTGGCCATCTTGATGGCCGCCTCGGTTGTCTCCGAGCCGGTGTTGAGAAAGAAGGACTGCGGGTAGTAAGCAAGGTGAGCCGATGGAAATCGCAGCATGCACACATAACAGAGGGAGCATACCTTTtcgaggggggcggggagcAGCTTGCCCAATCTCTCTGCGAGGTCCGCGACGGGCTGTGTGATCATGTTGCTGAGGAGAtggtccagctcggcgacgtaCTTTTGGACAACCTCGACGATCTCCGGGTGGGAGTGGCCCAGGAGGGAGCTCATCTGGCCAGACGTAAAGTCGAGAATCTGGCGGCCCTGATCATCGTAGAGCTTCGTGCCCTTGGCcctgctgatgatgatgggcgAGTAGGGGACGCCCGTGGACATCAGGTACTTGTCGGTCTTGGCCCagaaggcggcggtgctTTCGGAGGCCATGGTGAAGGAGTGTCTGGATGTCGAGAGAGGGAAGTGTCTGTGTATGCTGAGTGATGACCAAAATCTCCTCAAAGTGAAGCCTCTTGAGACTATTTATCCAGATACGATATCGCCGTTGTTGACTTTGCCGCGGATGGTGGGGTTCAGTGAGGGCTTGGGAGATGGAGTTGTCCGAGGCCAAAGGCGTTTCCCGCGGATCAGTGGAAGCCCAACTGACCCTCTCCGCGGGGTGGCAATCAATGCTTTTGGAGTGAACCGGACGAGGGAGGCCCTCTTCCAATTGGGTCGTAGCATGTCATGGGTGTATTTGTTGAGTTTCAAAGTTGTTCATCTCCGTGGACGGAGTTAGGAATGGTCATATCTGAATTAATTTGGCTTAATCAACCTGTTGTCCATCCACACAATTGTAGAAGCTCAGTAATCGGGCGTCGGGCCGTAGCATCAAAAGACTAGAAACAGTCTGTATGTTCTTTATTTGCATTCTTCCTTTGCAGCAAGTTGTGGCCTTCATTGCTGCCAACCTTGCGGGATGCATTCGCGTCCATCTGCAACTCCCATCAAAGCGTGTCTCGCGGTCGAAAAAGGCGTCTTCAAGACTGTTTTGATACTTCTGAAGAGTCAACGTCTGCGTCGTTGCAAACAAACCAGTGTGGCTGAGAACCCCAATTTCCAAGGAGACACAGAGCACCTTGCAACCTTTGACGGATTGCTGCCGCTATCAAGCCAATCATCATGCACACAGCATGCCCCAGTCCGGGTGAGAAGACAGGAATCATTGAGATGAAGCCACCGCTTCCTGAACCACACCGGTCGACTGCCGTTTGGTTGCCTCTGCTGCCTGGCCAATCCTATGAAGCAAGCCCAGCAGGTCAAATTCCATTTGAAACTTTCAGCTTGCAAAAGGCAAACATGCAACATGATGGCAAGTGATTGGCCATCCTTCATGCAGGAGGCCAGCAGCTTCACCCCCACTCACATGCTTGTTGCTGTGTGCCCGCACCATAGACTCGCCAGTAGAAGCAAATAGGTTAGAGCAACCCAGCGAacaagagggaaaagaaaataGGATAAGAACCGGGTCTTCCTCTCGAAATTGGCAAACCTTTGCAACAAGCTAGTTCTCTCTTTCGTCCACCTTTCGTCCATCTCACAACCGTCATGGCTGACGAATTCTTCCACAAGATCGACCCAGACGGAGACGTACTACTCATCCTCCGCAACCCCAACACGCCGTTTGCCGTAtgggatgaagaagaggaaatCGAATGTCTTTCGCCAAAGCGGATGTAAGTagtttcttctctctctgatGCAACGCTGTCAAGATGCTCCTGGACAGAGTTGATCTGACCTCCAGCAGAGACGGGAAACATGCGGTCCCAGACTATCACAACTATCCACCGCCAGCGGATGACATTTGGGACTCCCTAACCTCAGAAGATGAaacgccggtgccggcgccctTGGACCCGCCATCAGAGCCAAAAGAGGAGCCCGAAATCAAGTATCTCGTCTCGTCGCGACATCTTACGCTGGCGTCAAACACATTCGAAGCCGAGCTCAGAGGTCCTTGGAAGGAAGGCGCCATGAAACACACCGACGGCTATCATCATATCGACGCGTCGGAATGGAACTCTGAAGCACTTCTGATATTGATGCGAGTCATTCACGGGCAATCGAGAAGCATTCCCCGTCAAATCAGTCTCGAGATGCTGGCAAAGATTGCTGTTCTTGTCGATTATTACGACTCTCTTGAGGTCACAGAAGTCTATGCATCCATCTGGATTGATGGGCTCAACGAAAAGCTTCCCACCGACTACAGCCGAGACATGGTCCTGTGGCTCCTCGTCTCATACGTCTTTCAACAGGACGATATCTTCTCCCAGATGACCAAGATAGCGGTCACCCAAAGCACGGAGCCGGTGATGACGCTAGAACTTCCGATCCCGTCGATCGTAACTGGTGAGTCGTTTTGTTCAGTGTACTCTCAACAGGAGCCAGCTGACCGCAAATAGACCTGATCGACCGGCAAAGACAAGAAGCGGTCGAGTTCATCTTGAATACTCTTCAGACTCTATTGGATGTTTTCCGTAAGGAATCGTCTGTGTCATATTGCAGCTTTGAATGTTCCAGCATGCTCCTTGGGGCGTTGACCAAGGAAATGGACAGACACAAGTTGTTGGATCCAGCCCCGAAGGAGCCATACACAGGATACTCCATTGTCGGTGTCGAGAAGATGGTGAAAGAATTCCGCAGCCCCTATTGGAATCACCGCAGAGAATCCTGTGTTTCGAATCATTCAAATCATCTTTCATGCAATCTCAAGACCAACATATCGACGCGCTTAAACACCCGGCCCAATGCGACCAAGGAAGGATTCAAGCTCTCCGAGATCCAGACACTGACAAAGAAGCAAAGTCTCAAGACCGAAATAACGGAGGATTAATTAGGCCAGACGTGTACTTTTACAATTCTCACTTGATTCTCAAGTGTCTTAACAGAGGAATACTCTTCGGGTGGCCTTGGGTGTGGATAGGGAGGATGGTGACTTTTGGTTTGGTACTCTTAGCCCTTTGGCCACTTTGCAGCACGAAAGCCTTCGGGCGTCAAATTAGTGTCTTGTTCGGGAATCCATCTCAAGTTGTGGGACCATTTCTCAGGGCCCGTGAGTCCAAAAGATGGTGGGTTTTGTTTAGTGGCCAGGATGTTCGACTGCCGCGATAAGATTTTCGACAGGGTTTGGAACAGCACACAGCATGACTGTGAGAAGTTGCGTTGGATAGATGTTGAGAACCAGCTTGAAGCCATCATGAGGCTGCTACTCTAACAGGTTTACGGCTAAGCCGCGCCTCACAGCTCACACATGGAAGTCCCGCGGCAGCGCTACATTTTTAGGTTTTTTGTTAAGATCCCCTTTCAGGCAGCGTCAAGGAGGTGTGCGAggtggctgctgctgctcgctgTCGGTGAGTGTATAGTCGGCTCGTTGCCGAGAGTGTCGGATACCTCGGCCTGCAGTCGTCTACCGGCTCGTATTGCAGTGCCCTGTGGCCGTTTATGCGCGCGTCTCGGGTCACGGGTGCCGAGAAGCCCGCCGGGATACCGGCTGTCTAAAATATGATTGATAAATTGATCCATGCGTATTTCCCTATCGCACGCAACGGTTGCAACCCCTTTAGCACTGATATGATACCCCCGTCAACATTTGCAATACTAGCGCTGTGATATAGCCTGAGCCCTCAATTAAGCTTTCTGATGCGCCTTACCCCGGATGAGCCATTTTTGCCAAGGTGGGGAGATTGCTATCCATATTCACTGTTGTTCAGAGAGTCTGGGCTTGAAAGAGATACTCAGACGCAATAGTATTCTCGGAAATAGTGGAGATGGTAAAATAGCGTCAATTTAGGACCATGAAATTGCTTTTTGAATACGGACTTCTTCGCAACGGACGGCACCGGCTCAAATGCGTGCGACAAAGATGTATAAAACTCGGCTCAGGTACGACTTCTTACGGTAGCACAGAATTAGAGACCACTTGGGAAAGACATATTGCTATCCTCTCTGCCCATGTCAGTCGCCATGAAGCTTTCTGCAAcacttcttctccttggagCAGGACTTTCTGCTGTCGCTGCACTCGACGTCTCtgtggccaaggaggcgcATCGGCTGGCCATCGAGCGGCGGGAAGCCTCCCGCGATGAAGCCCACACACTCCAAAGCCGGACGAACAACCGGTCTCGCAGCAGAAACTGGTCTGGTGGCGCCGTGACAAACGATCGTTACCAGTCGGTTACTGCCGAGGTGATCATCCCGAACATCACTTTCCCATATGGGTATGATCCCAAGACGACCTATTCCTCGTCCGTCTGGGTCGGTATCTCCGGATACGACGATTTCTGCGACGTAGCAGGCCAGACTGGTCTGATACAGGGAGGGTACTACTACCTTTACGACAAGGAAGGCGACTTTGGCGTTTTCGCTTTCTACGAATGGTTCCCCGATGGGCCCGTGTTCCTTGACGACACGGAGAAGATCCTCACAAACATTGGCGACCACGTGCGAATGACGGTGACGCagaaaa containing:
- a CDS encoding Putative peptidase G1, concanavalin A-like lectin/glucanase domain superfamily — protein: MSVAMKLSATLLLLGAGLSAVAALDVSVAKEAHRLAIERREASRDEAHTLQSRTNNRSRSRNWSGGAVTNDRYQSVTAEVIIPNITFPYGYDPKTTYSSSVWVGISGYDDFCDVAGQTGLIQGGYYYLYDKEGDFGVFAFYEWFPDGPVFLDDTEKILTNIGDHVRMTVTQKNNNTGTYTWENLTQGKKFEKSLTAPTNGSLCTNTAEWVIESFMSEKDHTSLYPDFGELKFINIKAVAESGKPASLSDAYFYDAEPLLNGKRLTNCAIQPETASTTCSWLGYKDIFSS
- a CDS encoding Putative aminotransferase class-III, pyridoxal phosphate-dependent transferase, major; this translates as MASESTAAFWAKTDKYLMSTGVPYSPIIISRAKGTKLYDDQGRQILDFTSGQMSSLLGHSHPEIVEVVQKYVAELDHLLSNMITQPVADLAERLGKLLPAPLEKVCSLCYVCMLRFPSAHLAYYPQSFFLNTGSETTEAAIKMAKLHTGKFEIVAMSASYHGLTQGSGSATYSAGRKNGGPAMPGQLAFPAPYAYRSVFRKADGSYDWEAEMDFGWSMIDRQSVGSLAAFILEPILSTGGILDLPAGYLRRISDECKKRGMLLILDEAQTGVGRTGKMFAFEHDGVVPDILALSKTLGCGLPLASVSTTAEVARGCKEAGFLWLTTHLNDPLTAAVGNKVLEIVVRDDVAGKATARGEQLRAGLLRLQDKYWCIGDVRGRGLLQGIEIISDAETKAPGSDLGQAVSDRAMELGLSCNVVNLPGMGGVFRLAPPVTVTAEEIEEGLRILDEAFGHVLEQREKTIPVV